CTCACCAGCGGGTAAAATTGTTAGAGCTGAAGTACCACTTGCAGAGATGTTTGGTTATTCGACCGATTTACGTTCTGCTACCCAAGGAAGAGCAACATATACTATGGAATTTTCTAAGTATGCTGAAGCTCCAAATAACATTGCTGAAGCAATTATCAAGAAACAATAAAAGTTAACGAGGTTATTGAAATGGCGAAGGAAAAATTTGAACGTAAGAAGCCACACGTTAATGTGGGAACAATCGGTCACGTAGACCATGGTAAAACAACTTTAACTGCAGCTATTACTACAATTATGGCGAAAAAATTTGGCGGAACAGCTAAAGCATACGACCAAATTGATGCTGCCCCAGAAGAAAGAGAGCGTGGAATTACAATTTCTACTGCTCACGTAGAATATGAATCAGCTACAAGACACTATGCGCACGTAGACTGCCCAGGACACGCTGACTATGTTAAGAACATGATCACTGGTGCTGCGCAAATGGACGGAGCGATTTTAGTAGTATCAGCAGCTGATGGCCCAATGCCACAAACTAGAGAACACATTCTATTGTCACGCCAAGTTGGTGTACCATACATTGTTGTGTTCATGAACAAAGCAGACATGGTTGATGATCCTGAGCTGTTAGAGTTAGTTGAGATGGAAGTACGTGATTTATTAAGCAGCTACGACTTCCCTGGCGATGACATTCCTATCGTTGTTGGTTCAGCGCTGAAAGCACTGGAAGGCGACGAGAGTGATATTGGTGTTAAAGCAATTGAAAAACTGGTTGATACAATGGATTCATACATTCCTGAGCCAGTTCGTAACATTGATAAAGCATTCTTATTACCAATCGAAGACGTATTCTCAATTTCTGGACGTGGTACAGTAGTAACTGGCCGTGTTGAGAGCGGAATTGTTAAAGTTGGTGAAGAGATTGAAATTGTTGGTATCCACGATACAACTAAGACAACTTGTACTGGAGTAGAAATGTTCCGTAAGTTGTTGGACGAAGGACGCGCTGGAGACAACGTTGGTGTGTTATTACGTGGAACTAAGCGTGATGAAGTTGAGCGTGGTCAAGTATTGGCTAAGCCAGGCACAATTAAGCCACACACTAAATTTGAAGCAGAAGTGTACGTGTTATCAAAAGAAGAAGGCGGACGTCATACTCCATTCTTCAATGGTTACAGACCTCAATTCTATTTCAGAACAACCGACGTAACAGGTACTTGTGACTTGCCGGAAGGTGTAGAAATGGTAATGCCAGGCGATAACGTACAATTAGTAATTAACCTACATGCTCCTATTGCGATGGATGAAGGTTTACGTTTCGCAATTCGGGAAGGTGGCCGTACAGTAGGCGCCGGTGTTGTCGCTAAAATTATCGAGTAATTAGAATGAGTAACAATCAAAATATAAAAATTAGATTAAAATCCTTTGATCATCGGTTGATTGACTTATCAACTCGAGAAATCGTGGAGACAGCTAAGCGTACTGGTGCTCAAATTCGAGGACCAATACCCTTACCAATTCGTAAGGAAAAATTCACCGTATTGATTTCTCCGCATGTTAACAAAGATGCGCGAGATCAATATGAATTACGTACTCATAAACGCCTGGTCGTTATCGTTCATCCGACTGAAAAGACAGTAGATGCTTTGATGAAATTGGATCTGGCTGCTGGGGTTGATGTTCAGATAAGCCTTGATGACTAATTGTTAGGGTGAAGGATATTAAAGAGGTGTTACAATGATGATCGGTTTATTAGGCCGTAAAATCGGTATGACTCGGGTCTTCACACCAGAAGGGGTTTCAGTACCTGTTTCTGTTGTTGAAGTTCACCCTAATAGAGTTACTCAAATTAAAACCAACGATGTTGATGGCTATTCAGCTGTTCAAATAACCGGTGGTTCTAAAAAAGCGAGTAAAGTAAATAAAGCTCAAACTGGGCATTTTGCTAAAGCTCAAGTTGAAGCTGGTGATATGCAAGTTGAGTTCAGAATCGACGCTGAAGATCAATTTACTTCAGGTCAAGTACTGTCTGTTGCAGATATTTTCGCTGCTGGACAATTTGTAGACGTTTCAGGTACTTCTAAGGGTAAAGGTTTTGCCGGTACTGTTAAGCGTTACAACTTCAGAACACAAGATGCTACTCATGGTAACTCCAGATCGCATCGTGTTCCTGGTTCTATTGGTCAAAACCAAACTCCAGGCCGCGTGTTCAAAGGTAAAAAAATGGCAGGCCATATGGGTAATGTTCGTTGTACAGTTCAAAGCCTTGAACTTGTGCGCGTAGATGCTGAAAGAAATCTTCTCCTAATCAAAGGCGCTATTCCTGGTGCTCCTGGTTCACGAGTAGAGATTAAGCCTGCAGCTAAAAAGCAAGCACGAGGTGAGTGATGGAAATTACTACTATAGATAAGAAAACAAAATTAAGTCTGAACCAAGATGTTTTTGCGTACGCATATAATGAAGGTTTAATACACCAAGCTGTTGTAACCTACATGAATAATGCTCGTAGTGGTAATAGCGCACAAAAAACTCGTTCAGAAGTTAGAGGCGGTGGTAAAAAGCCTTGGAACCAAAAAGGAACCGGTCGTGCACGTGCGGGTACGATTCGAAGCCCAATTTGGAGAAGCGGTGGCGTGACCTTCGCATCCAAAAAGCGAGATTATTCACAAAAAATTAATAAAAAAATGTACAAACGCGCATTACGTAGTATAATCTCCGAACTTTGCCGTACTGGGAACTTAGTTGTCGTTAGTGATTTTCATTGTGAAAGTAAAAAAACTAAAGACTTCGTTGCAAAAATGAACCAGTTGGACATTAACAACGCTCTAATTGTAATGAGTGAAGTTGGTGAGAATGAATACTTCGGGTCAAGAAATTTAATTGACTTCGATATCTGTGACGTTGCGACTTTAGATCCTGTTTCTTTACTCAAGTTTGAGAAAGTTGTTGTTACAGAAGCTGCAATTAAAAAAATTGAGGAACAGTTACAATGAATGCTGAAAGATTGTTGATGGTTCTCCGTGAACCACATACTTCTGAAAAAGCAACTGTTTTAGCCGATAAGCTAAAACAGTTCACTTTTAGAGTATTGAAAACCGCAACTAAGAATGAAATTAAAATGGCGGTAGAGCATGTATTTAACGTTAAAGTTAAAAATGTATCTGTTATCAACGTGAAGGGAAAATCAAAACGCTTCAAGCAAACAGCGGGTAAGCGTAGCGACTGGAAAAAAGCATTTGTAACTCTTCATGCTGATCAAGATATTGACTTTACAGCTACCGAATAAGGCAGATTAAGATGGCACTATTAAAATCTAAACCTACATCGCCCGGTAAACGTGGCGAATTGCGTGTGGTTCATAAAAACATCCATAAAGGACGTCCACATGCTGCTTTAATTGAGAAGCTAAAGAAAACTGGCGGACGTAACAACAATGGTAGAATCACTGTAAGACATATCGGTGGTGGCCAGCGTAATCAATACCGTATTATTGACTTCAAACGTAATAAAGATGGTATCGAAGGTCGTGTTGAGCGTATCGAGTATGATCCAAACAGAACAGCATTAATTGCTTTAATCGTTTATAAAGACGGCGAAAGACGTTATATTATTGCTCCAGCTAACTTAAATGTTGGTGATGTTGTGGTAAGTGGTGCAGATGCTCCTATTAGCGTAGGTAACTGTTTACCTCTGAAAAACATGCCAGTTGGTAGCACTATTCACTGTGTTGAAATGAAACCTGGTAAAGGCGCTCAAATGTTAAGAAGTGCTGGTGCTAGCGGTCAGTTAGTTGCTAAAGAAGGTATTTACGCAACTTTAAGATTGCGTTCAGGTGAAATGCGTAAGATTCACGTATTATGCCGTGCAGTAGTTGGTGAAGTAAGTAACAGTGAACACAGCTTACGTTCATTAGGTAAGGCAGGAGCTAAGCGTTGGAGAGGTATTCGTCCAACAGTACGTGGGGTTGCGATGAACCCAGTTGACCATCCACATGGTGGTGGTGAAGGCCGTACTTCTGGTGGACGTCATCCAGTATCACCTTGGGGTGTACCTACTAAAGGTTATAAGACCAGAAGTAATAAGCGTACAGATGGCTTCATTGTCAGAAGACGTAAGAAGAAATAATTAGAGAGGATATCAAGTGGCTCGTTCTATAAGAAAAGGTCCATTTATTGACCAACATCTGATCAGCAAAGTAATGGCTGCAGTAAAAAGCAACTCTAAGAAACCAATTAAGACTTGGTCTCGCCGTTCAACAATCGTTCCTGAAATGATTGATTTAACAATTGCTGTTCATAACGGGAAAGAACATATTCCTGTTTTTATCACAGACAATATGGTTGGTCATAAATTAGGTGAGTTTGCCATGACTCGTACATTCAAAGGCCACTCTGGTGACAGAAAGGCTAAAGGCAAGTAAGAGGATATGATGGAAGTTACAGCTAAGTTGAAAGGTGCTCCCTTATCCGCTCAGAAGGGCAGATTGGTAGCCGATATGATACGTAATATGAAAGTATCAAGTGCACTTGATGTCCTCAAGTTCACGCCCAAAAAAGGTGCTCAATTAATGCTTAAATTATTGGAATCAGCAATTGCTAACGCTGAGAACAATGACGGAGCAGATATTGATGATCTAAAAGTAGGTATGGTCTGCGTTGATGAAGCGGCTACTTTAAAACGCATTAGTCCCAGAGCTAAAGGTCGTGCAAACAGAATTTGCAAACGCACCTGCCATATCACGATTAAAGTGTCTGACGAGGAATAGCAATGGGACAAAAAGTTAACCCTATAGGCATACGCCTTGGAATTATTAAAGATTGGAATTCTAAATGGTTTGCTGGTAAAAGATATGCTGAGTTTTTAATTCAGGATATTAATTTACGTGCTGAACTAAAGAAAAAACTTATGGCTGCTGCTGTAAGCAAAATTCTAATCGAGCGTCCAGCTAATAATGCTGTAGTTACAATTCAAACGGCACGTCCTGGTGTTATCATTGGTAAGAAAGGCGGCGGTATTGAAACACTGCGTAATGAAATTTCTGGAAAATTAGGTGTTCCTGTACATTTAAATATCGAAGAAATTAAAAAGCCTGAGCTGGATTCTACTTTAGTAGCAGAGAGCATTGCACAACAGTTAGAACAACGCGTTATGTTCCGTCGTGCTATGAAACGTGCTGTTACATCTGCTCTTAAAGCAGGTGCTAAAGGTATTAAGATTTGCGTGAGTGGAAGATTAGGTGGTGCTGAAATCGCTCGTAGTGAATGGTACCGCGAAGGTCGTGTTCCATTACACACATTCAGAGCTGATATTGATTACGGTACAGCAGAGTCTAAAACTACCTACGGTATTATTGGTGTAAAAGTCTGGATCTTTAAGGGTGAAGTTCTGCCACAAAAGAAAAGATCTACTGACAACGCCTAGTGATTGAGGATTAAGAATCATGTTACAACCAAAGCGTACAAAACACCGCAAGCAAATGAAAGGCCGTAACAGAGGTTTGGCCTTACGTGGTAGCAATATAAGTTTTGGTGAGTTCGGTATGAAGGCCCTGGAAAGAGGCCGTCTTACTGCTCGTCAAATCGAAGCTGCACGTCGTGCAATGACTCGTCATATCAAGCGTGGTGGTAAAATTTGGATTAGAGTATTCCCAGACAAACCTATTACTCAAAAGCCTTTAGAAGTTCGTCAAGGTAAAGGTAAAGGTAGCGTAGAATATTGGGTTGCTCAAATACAACCTGGTAAGGTTCTATTTGAAATGGAAGGTGTATCTAGAGAGCTTGCGATGGAAGCTTTTGATCTGGCTAAAGCAAAACTTCCTTTCAAAGTTATGTTTGAAGAAAGGAAGGTGATGTAATGAAAACTGTTCAAGAGTTACGTAATTTGTCAGTTGAAGAATTGAATGATGAATTGCTCTCATTACGTAAAGAACAATTAAATTTACGAATGAAAAAAGCAAGTGGTTCACTAGATAAAACTCACCTCATTACTATGGTGCGTAAGTCAGTAGCCAAAGTTAAAACAATTTTGACTGAAAAGGCAGGTAAGTAATATGTCTACTAATGAATCAAACGCCAGAACAATGGTTGGAAAAGTAGTTAGCGACAAAATGGATAAAACTATAGTTGTGATGATTGAGCGTTCAGTAAAGCATCCTAAGTATGGCAAAATTATGAAGCGTAGATCCAAAGTACATGCTCATGATGAGAATCAAGTATGTAAAATTGGTAATATTGTGAAGATCCGTGAGTCAAGACCACTCTCTAAAACAAAAAGCTGGGTATTAGTTGAAGTAATTTCTTAATCAACTTCGTTGATATACTTTTAAAACCCTAAAAGGCCTGATATAATCAGCAACCTTTTTCTGGTCTAAATCAGAGCTGGAGTAATAAAATGATCCAAATGCAGACTGTGCTCGATGTTGCTGATAACAGTGGAGCACGAAAGGTAATGTGTATTAAAGTACTTGGTGGATCGCACAGACGCTATGCGCGTGTTGGTGATGTAATCAAAGTGAGTGTTAAAGACGCAATACCAAGAAGTAAAGTAAAAAAAGGTGCTGTAATGAAAGCTGTTGTTGTTAGAACAGCTCAAGGTGTTCGCCGAGATGATGGTTCGTTGATCCGTTTTGATGGCAATGCTGCAGTACTTTTAAATAACCAAAACGAGCCAATTGGTACTCGTATATTTGGCCCCGTTACTCGCGAGCTACGAGAGGGATTTATGAAAATAATATCTCTGGCTGCAGAAGTTTTGTGAGAAGGATTAGATATGAAACGTATTAAGACAGGCGACATAGTTATTATAATCGCCGGTAAAAGTAAAGGTCATGTAGGTAAAATCCTACGAGTGGCAGAAGATCGCGTTGTTGTAGAAGGCGGAAACATGGTTATGAAACATGTTAAAGCTAACCCACAAAAACCCGAAAACAAAGGTGGAATTGTGGCTACTGAAGCTGCACTTCATGTATCAAATGTTGCTCATTATAATCCTAACACTAAGAAAGCTGATAAAGTTGGCTTCAAGTTTATTGAAAGCAACGGTGTCAGTTCTAAGGTTAGATACTTTAAATCTGACAATGAAATAATTGACCGTGTTTAATTAGGGGATTGAAATGACAAGACTTAATGATTTTTATCAAAAAGAAATCATCCCTATGATGATGAAGCGGTTTAATTATTCCAGTGTTATGGAAGTTCCAAAGCTAGTTAAAATTACCTTAAATATGGGTGTTGGCGAAGCTGTTGGCGATAAGAAGATTATGAACCACGCAATCGAAGACATGACTTTAATTGCTGGACAAAAGCCTGTTGTTACTAAAGCTAGAAAATCTATAGCTGGTTTCAAGATCAGAGAAGGTTGGCCGATCGGATGCAAAGTTACGCTTCGTCGTCAACGTATGTATGAGTTTTTAGATCGTTTAGTTTCTATTACTCTACCTCGTGTAAGAGATTTTCGTGGCCTAAATCCTAAGTCTTTTGATGGTACTGGTAACTACAGTATGGGTTTACATGAGCAAATCGTATTCCCTGAAATTGATTACGATAAAACAGATGGCATTCGTGGGTTGGACATTTGTTTCACCACAACTGCTAAAACAAACGAAGAAGCTAAAGCTTTATTAGAAGCGTTTAATCTTCCATTGAAAGATAGAGATAAAAAATAGAAGGGTGATATTGTGGCTAAGAAATCAATGCTTATGCGAGAGTTAAAGCGTGCCAAGCTTGTAAACAAATACAGCCAGCGCAGAAACGAATTGAAAATCCTGATCAAATCATCTGATGATTTTCAGGTGATTATGGATAGTCAGGCTAAATTAGCAAAATTACCTGTTAATTCTAACCCTGTTCGCCATAAAAAAAGATGTCAATCATGTGGTCGTCCACATGGGGTATATCGCAAATTCGGTCTTTGCAGAATTTGTTTAAGACAGCAATTAATGGTTGGCAACGTACCAGGCGGCAGAAAGTCCAGTTGGTAAATTTTTTGGAGAACGATTGTGAGTATGCATGATCCTGTTGCTGATATGCTGACCAGAATTAGAAATGGTCAACAGGCTAGACATCAGCAAGTAACATTAACTTCTTCTCGATTGAAAGAAGAAATTGCTCGTGTTTTGAAAGAAGAAGGTTATATTCAAGATTTCTTCGTAGAAGCACTAGAGAATAATCTTAAAATAATGACGATTAAACTGAAGTATTACCATGGTAAGCCAGTTATCGAACTTATTAAAAGAATTAGTAGACCTGGATTACGAGTTTATAAATCTTCTAAAGATCTAACTTCGATTCCTGGATTTGGCGTGGCAATATTATCCACATCTAAAGGCATAATGACTCATGTATCTGCGAAGCTGAAAGGCGTTGGTGGCGAAGTCATTTGTGAAGTGGCTTAATACTTGAGGGGAATGATATGTCTAGAGTAGCAAAAGCCCCTGTAGCACAACCAGCTGGTGTTGAAGTAACAATTACCGCTGGTGAAATTACGGTAAAAGGGCCAAAAGGTTCACTGACACAAAAAATTAATAAGTTAGTGAAAATTACTAAAAATGCAGATAACCATATCGAATTTGCACCAGCCGCAAATGATCCTAAAGCTTGGGCACAAGCAGGTACTGCTAGAGCCTTAGTAAACAACATGGTTCACGGCGTTACACAAGGTTTTGTGATAACTCTGGAATTAGTTGGTGTAGGTTATAGAGCACAAGCTAAAGATAAGACTGTTAGTTTATCTCTAGGTTTTTCTCACCCAGTAGAGTATGAATTGCCTAAAGGTGTTTCAGCTGAGACTCCTAGCAATACAGTTATTGTACTTAAAGGTGTTGATAAGCAAATTCTAGGACAGGCTGCTTCTGAAATCAGAGCATTTAGACCACCAGAACCTTATAAAGGTAAAGGTGTTAAGTATGCTGGTGAACAAATTGTTCGTAAAGAAGCGAAGAAGAAATAGGGTCTAAGTCATGAATAAGCACAACTCACGCACAAGACGTGGTTTAAAAACAAAAGCCCTGATTCGTAAATCAGGCAGAGCACGTTTAGTTGTTCATAGAAGCGGTGTGCATATCTATTCTCAAATTATCCAAGCAGATAAGCAAGGAGATAGAGTGTTAGCATCTTGTTCAACTGTCGATAAAGAATTAAGAGCCAGTTTGACCGGCAAATGCAAAGTAGAGCAAGCTAACTTAGTAGGTAAGCTACTTGGGAAGCGCGCTAGTGAAAAAGGTGTAACTGAGGTTGCATTTGATCGTGCTGGTTACAAGTATCATGGCAGAGTGAAAGCCCTTGCAGAAGGTGCTCGCGAAGCTGGGTTAGATTTTTAAGGAACGATTATGGCATTCGAAGAATCACCAAAATCAGATGGTTATACAGAGAAGCTAGTCGCGGTAAACCGTACAGCGAAAGTTGTTAAAGGTGGACGTGTATTTGGCTTTGCAGTTCTCGTTGTTGTTGGCGACGGAAAAGGTAGAGTAGGCTTTGGCCGTGGTAAGGCTCGTGAAGTTCCAATTGCAATTCAAAAAGCAATGGAACAAGCCAAGAAAAACATGGTTTATATTCCTCTTTCTGGTTCAACTATTTTCCACGAAATTACCTGGAGCTATGGTGCTTCTAAAGTATTCATGAAGCCAGCTAGCGAAGGTACCGGTATTATTGCTGGTGGCGCAATGCGTGCAGTGCTGGAAGTTCTCGGCGTACAAAATATATTAGCGAAGAGCATTGGTTCTACCAATCCAAGCAATATTGTACGTGCAACAATCGGTGCTTTAATGAACATCGGTACTCCAGATTATGTTGCAGCCAAGCGTGGTAAAACTGTTGAAGAAGTTATGGCGGGCTAATTATGGAAAAGAAACTTAAAATTACTTTGGTTAAAAGTACTATTGGTAGAAAACCAAAGCATATTTCGATTGTAAAGCAATTGGGTTTAGGTAAAACAAACTCATGTGTGTTTCATAATGATACTCCAGCAATTCGTGGCCTTATTAATATGGTCGATTACTTATTGCTCGTTGAGGAGAGTGTGTAATGAACTTAAATTCACTATCACCAGATCCAGGTTCTCGACGTCCTAAAAAGCGTCTAGGCCGTGGTATTGGATCAGGACTAGGTAAAACTAGTGGTAAAGGTCACAAAGGTCAAAAAGCTAGAGCAGGTGGATTCCACAAGATTAACTTTGAAGGCGGTCAAATGCCAATTCAAAGACGTTTGCCAAAAATGGGCTTTAAATCTCGTATTGGTAGAACAGTTGATCAAGTATGTTTAAGTGAACTTGAAAAGTTAACAGTTGACGTAATTGACTTAGATGTCTTACGTAAAGAAGGGCTGATTAACGGTTCAATTAAAGATGTAAAGGTTATTTTATCCGGTGAGTTAACTAAAGCCATCAAACTGAAAGGTTTAAGGGTCACTAAAGGCGCTCGTTCAGCCATTGAAGGTCTAGGTGGCAGCATAGAAGAGTGACTATGAAAAACCAAAAACATAATGGTAGCCAATCTCGTGGTGGATTGGCTGAACTTAAATCAAGATTAATGTTTGTTATTCTTGGAATATTAGTGTATCGCTTAGGAGCCCACATTCCAGTTCCTGGTTTGGATCCTGCTCGTTTAGCTAATTTCTTCAATGAGCAGCAAAATACAATCTTTGGCTTGTTTAATATGTTTTCTGGTGGCGCTTTATCGCGTGTTACCGTATTTGCTATCGGTATTATGCCGTATATTTCTGCTTCCATTATTATTCAACTTTTTACTGTTGTTTCACCAAAACTGGAGCAATTAAAGAAAGAAGGCGAGTCTGGACGTAGAAAAATAAACCAATACA
Above is a genomic segment from Legionella lytica containing:
- the tuf gene encoding elongation factor Tu; this translates as MAKEKFERKKPHVNVGTIGHVDHGKTTLTAAITTIMAKKFGGTAKAYDQIDAAPEERERGITISTAHVEYESATRHYAHVDCPGHADYVKNMITGAAQMDGAILVVSAADGPMPQTREHILLSRQVGVPYIVVFMNKADMVDDPELLELVEMEVRDLLSSYDFPGDDIPIVVGSALKALEGDESDIGVKAIEKLVDTMDSYIPEPVRNIDKAFLLPIEDVFSISGRGTVVTGRVESGIVKVGEEIEIVGIHDTTKTTCTGVEMFRKLLDEGRAGDNVGVLLRGTKRDEVERGQVLAKPGTIKPHTKFEAEVYVLSKEEGGRHTPFFNGYRPQFYFRTTDVTGTCDLPEGVEMVMPGDNVQLVINLHAPIAMDEGLRFAIREGGRTVGAGVVAKIIE
- the rpsJ gene encoding 30S ribosomal protein S10 gives rise to the protein MSNNQNIKIRLKSFDHRLIDLSTREIVETAKRTGAQIRGPIPLPIRKEKFTVLISPHVNKDARDQYELRTHKRLVVIVHPTEKTVDALMKLDLAAGVDVQISLDD
- the rplC gene encoding 50S ribosomal protein L3, giving the protein MMIGLLGRKIGMTRVFTPEGVSVPVSVVEVHPNRVTQIKTNDVDGYSAVQITGGSKKASKVNKAQTGHFAKAQVEAGDMQVEFRIDAEDQFTSGQVLSVADIFAAGQFVDVSGTSKGKGFAGTVKRYNFRTQDATHGNSRSHRVPGSIGQNQTPGRVFKGKKMAGHMGNVRCTVQSLELVRVDAERNLLLIKGAIPGAPGSRVEIKPAAKKQARGE
- the rplD gene encoding 50S ribosomal protein L4 → MEITTIDKKTKLSLNQDVFAYAYNEGLIHQAVVTYMNNARSGNSAQKTRSEVRGGGKKPWNQKGTGRARAGTIRSPIWRSGGVTFASKKRDYSQKINKKMYKRALRSIISELCRTGNLVVVSDFHCESKKTKDFVAKMNQLDINNALIVMSEVGENEYFGSRNLIDFDICDVATLDPVSLLKFEKVVVTEAAIKKIEEQLQ
- the rplW gene encoding 50S ribosomal protein L23, which encodes MNAERLLMVLREPHTSEKATVLADKLKQFTFRVLKTATKNEIKMAVEHVFNVKVKNVSVINVKGKSKRFKQTAGKRSDWKKAFVTLHADQDIDFTATE
- the rplB gene encoding 50S ribosomal protein L2; this translates as MALLKSKPTSPGKRGELRVVHKNIHKGRPHAALIEKLKKTGGRNNNGRITVRHIGGGQRNQYRIIDFKRNKDGIEGRVERIEYDPNRTALIALIVYKDGERRYIIAPANLNVGDVVVSGADAPISVGNCLPLKNMPVGSTIHCVEMKPGKGAQMLRSAGASGQLVAKEGIYATLRLRSGEMRKIHVLCRAVVGEVSNSEHSLRSLGKAGAKRWRGIRPTVRGVAMNPVDHPHGGGEGRTSGGRHPVSPWGVPTKGYKTRSNKRTDGFIVRRRKKK
- the rpsS gene encoding 30S ribosomal protein S19, whose protein sequence is MARSIRKGPFIDQHLISKVMAAVKSNSKKPIKTWSRRSTIVPEMIDLTIAVHNGKEHIPVFITDNMVGHKLGEFAMTRTFKGHSGDRKAKGK
- the rplV gene encoding 50S ribosomal protein L22; the protein is MEVTAKLKGAPLSAQKGRLVADMIRNMKVSSALDVLKFTPKKGAQLMLKLLESAIANAENNDGADIDDLKVGMVCVDEAATLKRISPRAKGRANRICKRTCHITIKVSDEE
- the rpsC gene encoding 30S ribosomal protein S3, translated to MGQKVNPIGIRLGIIKDWNSKWFAGKRYAEFLIQDINLRAELKKKLMAAAVSKILIERPANNAVVTIQTARPGVIIGKKGGGIETLRNEISGKLGVPVHLNIEEIKKPELDSTLVAESIAQQLEQRVMFRRAMKRAVTSALKAGAKGIKICVSGRLGGAEIARSEWYREGRVPLHTFRADIDYGTAESKTTYGIIGVKVWIFKGEVLPQKKRSTDNA
- the rplP gene encoding 50S ribosomal protein L16, with the translated sequence MLQPKRTKHRKQMKGRNRGLALRGSNISFGEFGMKALERGRLTARQIEAARRAMTRHIKRGGKIWIRVFPDKPITQKPLEVRQGKGKGSVEYWVAQIQPGKVLFEMEGVSRELAMEAFDLAKAKLPFKVMFEERKVM
- the rpmC gene encoding 50S ribosomal protein L29, whose product is MKTVQELRNLSVEELNDELLSLRKEQLNLRMKKASGSLDKTHLITMVRKSVAKVKTILTEKAGK
- the rpsQ gene encoding 30S ribosomal protein S17, whose product is MSTNESNARTMVGKVVSDKMDKTIVVMIERSVKHPKYGKIMKRRSKVHAHDENQVCKIGNIVKIRESRPLSKTKSWVLVEVIS
- the rplN gene encoding 50S ribosomal protein L14, with the protein product MIQMQTVLDVADNSGARKVMCIKVLGGSHRRYARVGDVIKVSVKDAIPRSKVKKGAVMKAVVVRTAQGVRRDDGSLIRFDGNAAVLLNNQNEPIGTRIFGPVTRELREGFMKIISLAAEVL
- the rplX gene encoding 50S ribosomal protein L24, translating into MKRIKTGDIVIIIAGKSKGHVGKILRVAEDRVVVEGGNMVMKHVKANPQKPENKGGIVATEAALHVSNVAHYNPNTKKADKVGFKFIESNGVSSKVRYFKSDNEIIDRV
- the rplE gene encoding 50S ribosomal protein L5, which gives rise to MTRLNDFYQKEIIPMMMKRFNYSSVMEVPKLVKITLNMGVGEAVGDKKIMNHAIEDMTLIAGQKPVVTKARKSIAGFKIREGWPIGCKVTLRRQRMYEFLDRLVSITLPRVRDFRGLNPKSFDGTGNYSMGLHEQIVFPEIDYDKTDGIRGLDICFTTTAKTNEEAKALLEAFNLPLKDRDKK
- the rpsN gene encoding 30S ribosomal protein S14, whose amino-acid sequence is MAKKSMLMRELKRAKLVNKYSQRRNELKILIKSSDDFQVIMDSQAKLAKLPVNSNPVRHKKRCQSCGRPHGVYRKFGLCRICLRQQLMVGNVPGGRKSSW
- the rpsH gene encoding 30S ribosomal protein S8, with the protein product MHDPVADMLTRIRNGQQARHQQVTLTSSRLKEEIARVLKEEGYIQDFFVEALENNLKIMTIKLKYYHGKPVIELIKRISRPGLRVYKSSKDLTSIPGFGVAILSTSKGIMTHVSAKLKGVGGEVICEVA
- the rplF gene encoding 50S ribosomal protein L6, translating into MSRVAKAPVAQPAGVEVTITAGEITVKGPKGSLTQKINKLVKITKNADNHIEFAPAANDPKAWAQAGTARALVNNMVHGVTQGFVITLELVGVGYRAQAKDKTVSLSLGFSHPVEYELPKGVSAETPSNTVIVLKGVDKQILGQAASEIRAFRPPEPYKGKGVKYAGEQIVRKEAKKK
- the rplR gene encoding 50S ribosomal protein L18, which codes for MNKHNSRTRRGLKTKALIRKSGRARLVVHRSGVHIYSQIIQADKQGDRVLASCSTVDKELRASLTGKCKVEQANLVGKLLGKRASEKGVTEVAFDRAGYKYHGRVKALAEGAREAGLDF
- the rpsE gene encoding 30S ribosomal protein S5, whose translation is MAFEESPKSDGYTEKLVAVNRTAKVVKGGRVFGFAVLVVVGDGKGRVGFGRGKAREVPIAIQKAMEQAKKNMVYIPLSGSTIFHEITWSYGASKVFMKPASEGTGIIAGGAMRAVLEVLGVQNILAKSIGSTNPSNIVRATIGALMNIGTPDYVAAKRGKTVEEVMAG
- the rpmD gene encoding 50S ribosomal protein L30, producing MEKKLKITLVKSTIGRKPKHISIVKQLGLGKTNSCVFHNDTPAIRGLINMVDYLLLVEESV
- the rplO gene encoding 50S ribosomal protein L15, whose amino-acid sequence is MNLNSLSPDPGSRRPKKRLGRGIGSGLGKTSGKGHKGQKARAGGFHKINFEGGQMPIQRRLPKMGFKSRIGRTVDQVCLSELEKLTVDVIDLDVLRKEGLINGSIKDVKVILSGELTKAIKLKGLRVTKGARSAIEGLGGSIEE